From the Phoenix dactylifera cultivar Barhee BC4 chromosome 10, palm_55x_up_171113_PBpolish2nd_filt_p, whole genome shotgun sequence genome, one window contains:
- the LOC120112261 gene encoding uncharacterized protein LOC120112261, producing MALWQLAKNNPSICKSITESRALLCFAVLLEKGSGDVRYYSAMSIMEIARVAEHNPDLRHSAFKPTSPAAKAVVDQLLRIADKGVFDDLLISSITALGCLSKTFRVMETWIIGPLVRLLDEREAIVSREAVIALTKFVCKENFFRVEHSKAIIEAGGAKHLVQLVYFGEQLQTEALILLCYISLNVPEREDLAQAGVPAVLAWASKQGHLVQDSRVDSSLPEARGRMELYQSRGSR from the coding sequence ATGGCGCTGTGGCAGTTGGCCAAGAACAACCCTTCCATCTGCAAGAGCATCACCGAGTCCCGCGCCCTCCTCTGCTTCGCCGTCCTCCTCGAGAAGGGCTCCGGCGACGTGCGCTACTACTCTGCCATGTCCATCATGGAGATCGCCCGCGTCGCCGAGCACAACCCCGACCTCCGCCACTCCGCATTCAAGCCCACCTCGCCTGCCGCCAAGGCAGTCGTCGACCAGCTCCTCCGGATCGCCGACAAGGGCGTCTTCGACGATCTTCTGATTTCCAGCATCACCGCTCTCGGCTGCCTGTCGAAGACCTTCCGGGTGATGGAGACGTGGATCATCGGGCCTCTGGTGCGGCTGCTGGACGAGAGGGAAGCCATCGTGTCGAGGGAGGCGGTGATTGCCCTGACCAAGTTCGTGTGCAAGGAGAATTTCTTTCGCGTCGAGCATTCCAAGGCCATCATCGAAGCCGGAGGGGCCAAGCACCTCGTCCAGCTGGTGTATTTTGGGGAGCAGCTCCAGACCGAGGCGTTGATTCTCTTGTGTTACATCTCCCTCAACGTGCCGGAGAGGGAGGATCTCGCACAGGCAGGGGTCCCTGCGGTCCTCGCCTGGGCTTCGAAGCAGGGGCACTTGGTGCAGGACTCCAGGGTGGACTCCTCTTTGCCGGAGGCCAGAGGTCGGATGGAGCTCTACCAGTCAAGAGGATCTCGATGA